The sequence TTCAGGCGCGCCTTCTGCTCCGGCGTGGCGGGGGCGTCCACCCGCGTGTACAACGGCTCACCGAACTGCCCGATCAGTTCCCGGTAGTGCTCCGAAGGATCCTTGCCGGTGCGTGCGGTGATCTCCGCCGCCAGCAGGCACATGATGGGACCATCCTTGTCGGTCGTCCAGACCCTGCCGTCACGCCGCAGGAAGCTGGCGCCGGCGCTCTCCTCGCCGCCGAAGCAGTACGACCCGTCGAACAATCCGGCGGCGAACCACTTGAAGCCGACCGGCACCTCCGACAGGACGCGGCCGAGCGATGCGACCACCCGATCGATCATGGCGCTGCTGACCAGGGTCTTGCCGACGGCGGAGTGCTCCGGCCACTGTGTGCGGCTCGTCAGGAGGTAGCGCACGGCGACCGCGAGATACTGATTCGGGTTCATCAGCCCGCCGCCCGGAGTGACCACCCCGTGGCGGTCTGCATCGGGATCGTTGGCGAAGGCGAGCCGATAGCGATCGCGCAGCTCCACCAGGGGCACCATGGCGTAGGCGCTCGAGCAATCCATCCTGATCTTGCCGTCGTGATCGACCGTCATGAAGGAGAAGGTCGGGTCGATGCGGGAGTTGACCACCGTGAGGTCGAGCCGGTAGCGCGAGGCGATCGATTCCCAGCAGGCGAGCGACGAACCGCCGAGCGGGTCGACGCCGAGCCGGATTCCCGAGGCGCGGATCGCCTCCAGGTCCACGACAGCCGGCAGATCCTCCACGTAAGGGGGGATGAAATCCTCGAGGTGCGTCGTCGAGGAGCGCAGTGCCGCCTCATACGCCATGC comes from Candidatus Polarisedimenticolia bacterium and encodes:
- a CDS encoding phosphoglucomutase, alpha-D-glucose phosphate-specific (catalyzes the interconversion of alpha-D-glucose 1-phosphate to alpha-D-glucose 6-phosphate); protein product: MAYEAALRSSTTHLEDFIPPYVEDLPAVVDLEAIRASGIRLGVDPLGGSSLACWESIASRYRLDLTVVNSRIDPTFSFMTVDHDGKIRMDCSSAYAMVPLVELRDRYRLAFANDPDADRHGVVTPGGGLMNPNQYLAVAVRYLLTSRTQWPEHSAVGKTLVSSAMIDRVVASLGRVLSEVPVGFKWFAAGLFDGSYCFGGEESAGASFLRRDGRVWTTDKDGPIMCLLAAEITARTGKDPSEHYRELIGQFGEPLYTRVDAPATPEQKARLKRLSPQDVKTSELAGEPILATLTTAPGNGAPIEGLKVTTAGGWFAARPSGTENLYKIYAESFRDQKHLDAILEEARRLVDQALGTSRPEGAGASE